In Chengkuizengella sediminis, the sequence ATGTTATATATCGAGGATCTAACTGGTTCACATACACCATATATTTATGGATTTGAAGATGGAACATTCCGACCAGATGATTTTATCACTCGCGCTCAAATGGCTGCGATGCTTTCTAGAAATTTAAGTGAAACTTTTGATGAGGATAATTCATTACCATACCAAGATATAACACAGAATCATTGGGCATTTGAAGAAATTAATATTTTAAAACAACAAGGAATCATGGAAGGTTATACCAATGGTCATTTCGGACCAGAAGATCACATCACCCGGGCACAAATGGCTAACATTATTGATCGATGGGTACAAAATCAATGTGAAAAAAATACACATGCTTATATGTTTTGTGAATCAATAGATGAGGAATTTGATTATACAGATGTGACTTCTGATTATTGGGCATACGATAGTATTTTACTCAACAAAACTTATGGAATTATGACTGGCTTTCATGACAATTCCTTCAAATCAGAAGAAAAACTCACACGTTCTGAAGCTGTTAGGATATTAAATCAATTAATTAAACGTGGACCTTTGTATGGTATTGATACATCAGGGTTTACGGATGTACATCCAGACCATTGGGCGTTTTATGAAATAATAGAATCAACTTTAGAGCATCAATGGGAATTGGATGAAGAAGGAAAGGAAATAAAAAAGGAAAGGTAAAATCTTTCAGCTTAAAAGGCTTTCTATCAATAATAGGTAGAAAGCCTTTATATTGAGTTTTAATTGTTTTCATTTGAAAAAAGTAGTCTTTCATTTAAAGGAACAGATCCTAAGTATAAAGTTTGGTGGTCAGATCGGAAGGTGCATTCCAAGCAACATGATGATCAACTCCTTATTATTCTTAAAAGACCTTCTATATCAATAATCATGCTTTCAATCCAATATTCAGATCCCTCTATAACAGTTCTTCCATAATCAAGAATCCATTTGATGGTATGTATGTACCAACAAATCCCTCCAAAATGTACAAACCAATTTAACTCTGTTAATGAATAGGGTCTGTTACTTATTTCGTTATAATAAGCTTGAATTAAATGTTGTGGGTTGAATTGACGATACTTTGCTTCCTTTAATAAACCGTATACGTCTCCAAGATGGTGGCTAATATATGCATTACTCCAATCAATCACTTTGATGTTTTCATCAGTAACGATTAGATTTTTAGGAAAATAATCATTATGAATTAGTGTCATTGGGAAATCATGATAACATTTTTTGATTTTTTCAGGAAATAGATGTGCTAGTTGACTAATTGTTTGCTTTTGATTTACAGAAAAAAATGTGTGCTCACTTAAATAAAATAGTTCTTCAATAAAAGTATCAAACGTAACGCAGTAACGTTCCAGTATTTCCTTAGACAATCGTTCGTTTTCAATATTCATAGTTGATTGATGATGTAATTGGGCTAATTTTTTTGCAGCAACAATAAAGTATTTTT encodes:
- a CDS encoding phosphotransferase; this encodes MINEIPKMWRNVQFDVLNHVIKWEPLRDWSLSNVNRITLQSKETKIAKWSGGNMTREMDIYNDLLMPLEIERPLIYENHKSEHGSFTIMQDIGRDTLEQKPLEKYFIVAAKKLAQLHHQSTMNIENERLSKEILERYCVTFDTFIEELFYLSEHTFFSVNQKQTISQLAHLFPEKIKKCYHDFPMTLIHNDYFPKNLIVTDENIKVIDWSNAYISHHLGDVYGLLKEAKYRQFNPQHLIQAYYNEISNRPYSLTELNWFVHFGGICWYIHTIKWILDYGRTVIEGSEYWIESMIIDIEGLLRIIRS